One genomic window of Roseateles sp. DAIF2 includes the following:
- the flgJ gene encoding flagellar assembly peptidoglycan hydrolase FlgJ has protein sequence MNLKSPFSLGASSAGTNPQSIEALRAAAARDPKASIKETARQFESLFMQEVMKSMRASTLSSGMLENSATQLGTEMLDTQFAGKLTGLPGGLSDAIARQLQRQMGMADKTDKAEAAKTLQPLPALAKKNIAPHVQSFIQKHDSAAKAAEVQTGIPASFMIAQAAHESGWGRREITAKDGSPSFNVFGIKATSNWTGKVAEVTTTEYVDGKPQKVVAKFRAYGSYEEAFKDYARLIGTNDRYRDVVAKADTAEGFARGLQKAGYATDPEYASKLAKVINTTVRVQRAMA, from the coding sequence GCGCGCGACCCCAAGGCCAGCATCAAGGAGACGGCGCGCCAGTTCGAATCCCTCTTCATGCAGGAGGTGATGAAGAGCATGCGCGCCTCCACCCTGTCTTCCGGCATGCTGGAGAACTCGGCCACCCAGCTCGGCACCGAGATGCTGGACACCCAGTTCGCCGGCAAGCTGACCGGCCTGCCCGGCGGCCTCTCGGACGCGATCGCGCGCCAGCTGCAGCGCCAGATGGGCATGGCCGACAAGACCGACAAGGCCGAGGCCGCCAAGACCCTGCAGCCGCTGCCGGCGCTGGCCAAGAAGAACATCGCGCCGCATGTGCAGAGCTTCATCCAGAAGCATGACAGCGCCGCCAAGGCCGCCGAGGTGCAGACCGGCATCCCGGCCAGCTTCATGATCGCCCAGGCCGCGCATGAGTCCGGCTGGGGCCGGCGCGAGATCACCGCGAAGGACGGCAGCCCCTCCTTCAACGTGTTCGGCATCAAGGCCACCTCGAACTGGACCGGCAAGGTGGCCGAGGTGACGACCACCGAATACGTCGACGGCAAGCCGCAGAAGGTGGTGGCCAAGTTCCGCGCCTACGGCAGCTACGAAGAGGCTTTCAAAGACTATGCCCGCCTGATCGGCACCAACGACCGCTACCGCGACGTCGTGGCCAAGGCGGACACGGCCGAGGGATTCGCGCGCGGCCTGCAGAAGGCCGGCTACGCGACCGACCCCGAATACGCCAGCAAACTGGCCAAGGTCATCAACACCACGGTGCGCGTGCAGCGCGCCATGGCCTGA